A region of Haladaptatus caseinilyticus DNA encodes the following proteins:
- a CDS encoding DUF7344 domain-containing protein → MNPHDSDRPGSSDSQMITSQINYEPTNTSQYDDSSSSSNLSLNTFFGILSHSYRRLILLSLSQSENDLATIDDLVTVILAQKSETETSMQRTQDDAVRVTLQHNHLPKLDDAGMIDFDARSETIRYRSHPEVEKYLSVLDETM, encoded by the coding sequence ATGAACCCACACGACAGCGATCGACCTGGTAGTTCCGATTCTCAAATGATTACCTCGCAGATTAACTATGAACCAACGAACACATCCCAATATGACGATAGCTCATCTTCTTCGAATCTATCCCTAAATACGTTCTTTGGTATCCTGTCTCACTCGTATCGCCGCTTGATTCTTTTATCCCTTTCACAGTCTGAGAACGATCTTGCAACAATAGACGATCTTGTCACTGTCATTTTGGCGCAGAAATCAGAAACCGAAACCAGTATGCAACGGACGCAGGACGATGCTGTGAGAGTTACACTGCAACATAACCATCTCCCAAAACTGGACGATGCCGGAATGATCGATTTTGATGCTCGAAGCGAAACCATCCGATATCGAAGTCATCCCGAAGTGGAAAAGTACCTATCTGTGCTCGATGAAACGATGTAG
- a CDS encoding type II toxin-antitoxin system VapC family toxin, with protein MSDEPYLFDVGVTALAHAGTPVSDVALTYVRQAIAGEIQAIVPHASLIGAHHILSSIYGFSNERASALMQRFMDAKRVHWYEELAEDTVRAGFEYAGEMNIDGWDGYYAQVAIEEGAETILTLDDDFDRLDELTTEVILSPEEFRTLNEFLGY; from the coding sequence ATGAGTGATGAACCGTATCTATTCGATGTTGGAGTAACTGCCCTCGCACATGCAGGGACGCCAGTCAGCGATGTGGCGCTCACCTACGTCCGACAAGCAATTGCTGGGGAGATACAGGCAATTGTCCCGCATGCATCTCTTATTGGCGCTCATCACATCCTCTCATCTATTTATGGTTTCTCGAACGAGAGAGCCTCTGCGCTCATGCAACGATTCATGGATGCAAAGCGGGTTCATTGGTACGAGGAACTTGCTGAAGACACTGTTCGAGCTGGCTTTGAGTATGCAGGTGAGATGAATATCGATGGCTGGGATGGGTACTATGCACAAGTTGCTATTGAGGAGGGAGCGGAAACAATACTCACCTTAGATGATGACTTCGATCGGCTCGATGAGCTAACCACCGAAGTTATCCTTTCCCCTGAGGAATTTAGAACACTTAACGAGTTTCTGGGCTATTAA
- a CDS encoding helix-turn-helix domain-containing protein: MGGTIVEVSIAAEEFALKHTLATLETVTIEVEQTITTDRDGLMPFIWFNTDDSLALECALTDDDSVTDFHLIADFETESLYQLTWNDRVNHLVRVLAEENGAVLAATGKDDTWHLRLLFADHDAVRRTSEYCKEEGVPLEIQNIQEFTRKSQTRFGLTKSQQRALQLATTHGYYSVPREATADDLAEKLDVSHQALSERLRRAHGNLVDYVFLNRVGTPEVAETDSDKDVASE; this comes from the coding sequence ATGGGAGGTACGATCGTCGAAGTTAGTATCGCTGCCGAAGAGTTTGCACTCAAGCACACGTTGGCCACGCTCGAAACTGTGACTATCGAAGTCGAACAGACAATTACGACCGATCGAGATGGCCTGATGCCATTCATATGGTTCAATACAGACGATAGTCTTGCGCTTGAGTGCGCGTTGACCGACGACGACAGTGTTACTGACTTTCACCTAATCGCAGATTTCGAGACAGAATCTCTCTATCAACTTACGTGGAACGATCGGGTCAACCATCTGGTTAGGGTTCTTGCCGAAGAAAACGGAGCAGTCCTCGCTGCTACTGGTAAAGACGACACTTGGCATCTTCGGTTATTGTTCGCTGATCATGATGCAGTGCGACGCACATCTGAATACTGTAAAGAGGAGGGGGTTCCATTAGAAATTCAGAATATCCAGGAATTTACAAGAAAATCTCAGACCCGATTCGGACTTACAAAGTCACAGCAACGAGCACTACAACTTGCCACTACTCACGGCTATTATTCGGTGCCTCGCGAAGCCACTGCAGATGACTTGGCTGAAAAACTTGATGTCTCACATCAAGCGCTCTCTGAACGACTGCGGCGTGCCCATGGCAATCTGGTCGACTATGTGTTCCTAAATCGAGTCGGTACACCAGAGGTAGCAGAAACAGATTCCGACAAAGACGTGGCCTCTGAGTGA
- a CDS encoding AbrB/MazE/SpoVT family DNA-binding domain-containing protein, with the protein MSKVDSKGRIVLPQNVRRRLGITPGTEVEIHEEDGKAVIEPEDKPDQIIADLETIIEDAAAHRDQSEYDELDVEAKHHVDTIRRQANSEETSDE; encoded by the coding sequence ATGAGCAAAGTAGACTCAAAGGGACGAATTGTTCTCCCACAAAACGTCCGCCGACGGCTCGGAATTACACCCGGTACCGAAGTCGAAATCCACGAAGAAGACGGGAAAGCAGTTATCGAACCGGAGGACAAACCCGATCAAATCATCGCTGATCTCGAAACGATCATCGAAGATGCCGCAGCACACAGAGACCAATCCGAATACGACGAGCTAGATGTCGAAGCCAAGCACCACGTCGACACTATTCGACGGCAAGCAAATAGCGAAGAGACGAGCGATGAGTGA
- a CDS encoding type II toxin-antitoxin system VapC family toxin, translating into MSYRYVLDTEPLLAYYYGEPGGETVRDLLTDVYMGEEAVAVSEITATELMYKIARFETGSPPGTPTEETLATGRQAVRDLVDGGVTLCAPSESWPLAAEVKGAGGIALGDAYAVALAVAEDATLLVGADDDFTELVVDVSVERIRTEPA; encoded by the coding sequence ATGAGCTATCGCTACGTTCTTGATACGGAACCTCTCCTTGCGTACTACTACGGTGAACCCGGTGGGGAGACTGTCCGCGACCTCCTGACGGATGTCTACATGGGTGAAGAGGCCGTAGCGGTCAGTGAAATCACGGCGACCGAACTGATGTACAAAATCGCCCGCTTTGAAACTGGCTCCCCACCGGGAACGCCAACAGAAGAGACACTGGCGACCGGCCGACAGGCCGTGCGTGACTTGGTGGACGGCGGTGTCACACTGTGTGCTCCCTCCGAGTCGTGGCCACTGGCAGCTGAAGTGAAAGGAGCGGGAGGGATCGCGCTCGGCGATGCATATGCTGTGGCGCTTGCGGTTGCCGAAGATGCAACGCTTCTGGTCGGTGCTGACGACGATTTCACGGAGCTCGTCGTAGATGTATCGGTCGAACGGATCCGGACAGAGCCAGCGTGA
- a CDS encoding formate/nitrite transporter family protein: MSATDVGSTDEQKAYEDILSQEISQALSELNRSTEGLFLSGLSAGLDIGFGPLLMAVMATLLTGALGEPVTELLMANIYAIGFIFVILGRSELFTEHTTLAVLPVLDQQASLSQLGRLWGIVYAGNILGGIIFAGFAVVVGPATGLINSAAFTDIASSLTDHSLLVLIASGVFAGWLMGLLSWLVTAAQETISRIFFVWLIASTIGFAHLPHCIAGNVEVLLGLFASSKITFVDYGRFLVGATAGNVIGGTVFVALLKYGHVVRGGQESRGEPNESFDVR; this comes from the coding sequence ATGAGCGCCACAGATGTCGGATCGACAGATGAACAGAAAGCATATGAGGATATCCTCTCTCAGGAAATCAGTCAGGCCCTCTCAGAACTCAACCGGTCGACTGAGGGGCTCTTCCTGTCAGGACTCTCTGCGGGGCTCGATATTGGCTTTGGTCCGCTGTTAATGGCGGTGATGGCGACGCTACTGACTGGTGCTCTTGGTGAACCAGTTACCGAACTATTGATGGCGAATATCTACGCTATCGGATTTATATTTGTCATCCTCGGCCGATCTGAGTTGTTCACTGAACACACCACGCTCGCCGTACTCCCAGTGCTTGACCAACAAGCTTCGCTATCCCAACTGGGCCGCCTCTGGGGTATCGTCTACGCTGGAAACATCCTTGGTGGCATAATCTTCGCTGGATTTGCAGTGGTTGTCGGCCCAGCAACTGGACTTATTAATTCCGCTGCATTCACCGATATCGCGTCAAGCCTTACCGACCATAGCTTGCTCGTATTGATTGCCAGCGGCGTGTTCGCTGGTTGGCTCATGGGCTTGCTTTCGTGGCTCGTCACCGCCGCACAGGAAACGATCAGTCGGATATTTTTCGTCTGGCTTATTGCTTCCACCATCGGATTTGCCCACCTTCCCCACTGTATTGCCGGAAACGTTGAGGTTCTCTTAGGCTTGTTCGCTAGTTCCAAGATTACGTTTGTGGACTATGGCAGATTCCTTGTGGGCGCGACGGCCGGAAATGTAATTGGCGGTACAGTTTTTGTCGCTCTTCTCAAATATGGTCACGTTGTTCGCGGTGGACAAGAGAGTAGAGGTGAACCTAATGAATCATTCGACGTCAGGTAA
- a CDS encoding GNAT family N-acetyltransferase: protein MPGPAYLRSDSLTLCTVEEEDLAFIQEGFNDPRIRKNIGRYTPSNHAQQQTHLEERITEGENSIYFLICVDETPIGLIWLFSLDYQRGKGEIGLWITPDEWGNGYGTDAVALIVEYGFKQLRLHKLIARVQESNAASKQIWDSLGFTEEGFQRDEFYSDGEYVSYYYFGILADEWDRDSVNANVDFT from the coding sequence ATGCCCGGCCCAGCATATCTCCGCAGCGATTCACTTACCCTGTGTACAGTCGAAGAGGAAGATCTCGCATTTATACAAGAAGGATTCAATGATCCACGGATCCGCAAAAACATTGGAAGATATACTCCCTCAAATCACGCGCAACAACAGACGCATCTCGAAGAGCGAATTACCGAGGGCGAAAACAGCATCTACTTTCTCATCTGTGTCGATGAGACGCCAATCGGGCTCATCTGGCTGTTCTCACTTGACTATCAGCGAGGGAAGGGGGAAATCGGCCTCTGGATTACACCAGACGAATGGGGCAACGGCTACGGAACAGACGCGGTGGCACTCATTGTCGAATATGGATTCAAGCAGCTGCGTCTCCACAAACTCATCGCACGCGTCCAAGAATCGAATGCTGCCTCCAAACAGATCTGGGACTCACTTGGCTTTACAGAGGAAGGGTTTCAGCGCGACGAATTCTATTCCGATGGTGAGTATGTGAGCTACTATTACTTTGGAATCCTCGCCGATGAATGGGATAGAGACTCTGTGAATGCTAACGTGGATTTCACATGA
- a CDS encoding AbrB/MazE/SpoVT family DNA-binding domain-containing protein, whose translation MSSKSENGDHVVRISRKGQATIPKSLREKYGIEIPGRVRFREEDGELVVEPVPKPSERFGSLGEDYERGEVITHHREEQAAERQAEDTADQRDYQRYVATDDTDETTDE comes from the coding sequence ATGAGTAGTAAGAGTGAAAATGGCGACCACGTCGTTCGTATCAGCCGCAAAGGCCAGGCGACGATCCCCAAGTCGCTCCGGGAGAAGTACGGCATCGAAATCCCAGGCCGTGTGCGCTTCCGCGAAGAAGACGGCGAACTCGTCGTCGAGCCAGTCCCGAAACCAAGTGAACGCTTCGGGTCACTGGGGGAAGACTACGAGCGTGGCGAGGTCATTACGCACCATCGAGAGGAGCAGGCAGCTGAGCGCCAGGCAGAGGACACCGCTGACCAGCGTGACTATCAGCGCTACGTCGCTACCGACGACACAGACGAGACCACCGACGAATGA
- a CDS encoding DUF7835 family putative zinc beta-ribbon protein produces the protein MVTTTTTDGQSGELCENCNAMTPHQVTIEIVTENEENSNAAFSREPYRITECQQCGLTSKQRANNM, from the coding sequence ATGGTCACCACAACAACTACTGACGGCCAATCCGGCGAACTGTGCGAGAACTGTAATGCGATGACGCCTCATCAAGTGACGATTGAGATCGTTACTGAGAACGAAGAAAATTCAAACGCAGCGTTCTCTCGAGAGCCCTACCGTATCACGGAGTGCCAACAATGTGGCTTAACGAGCAAACAGCGCGCAAACAACATGTAG
- a CDS encoding SWIM zinc finger family protein yields the protein MNVTNENHENPADHQYIVSIDDVTNELMACTCPHHVHRNAFCKHMAAVETATDDGTLNAFPSEDEDEPDNCDCDGLGDFPCWPCVQTGQKELPN from the coding sequence ATGAACGTCACCAACGAGAACCACGAGAACCCCGCAGACCACCAGTACATAGTCTCCATCGACGATGTGACCAACGAACTGATGGCCTGCACGTGCCCGCATCACGTCCACCGCAACGCCTTCTGCAAACACATGGCCGCCGTCGAAACCGCGACGGACGACGGGACGCTCAACGCCTTCCCCTCGGAGGACGAAGACGAACCAGACAACTGCGACTGTGACGGCCTCGGTGACTTCCCGTGCTGGCCATGCGTGCAAACAGGACAGAAAGAACTGCCAAACTAA
- a CDS encoding NAD-dependent succinate-semialdehyde dehydrogenase codes for MNVVNPATGKQVKTYEDDDITDAKAALETASAAFDSWRTRPLRERELLLANVAEILRENSQKYAELMAQEMGKPITQAKAEIEKCEWVCNHYAEHADTYLEDEYHPSPAGSTVKTSYEPLGVVLAVMPWNFPFWQVFRFAAPYLTAGNVGILKHASNVPGCAVVIEEIFREAGYPEGVFQSLLLPSSYIDELLADDRVKAATLTGSGPAGRAIASTAGEHLKKTVLELGGSGPFVVLADADLDNAAETGAWARNQNGGQSCIAAKRFIVHEDVYDDFLPRLTDEFESLTIGDPMKEDTDIGSQARHDLMEELHQQVTESIDAGATLHLGGEPLDRDGAFYPPTILTDIPEGCPADTEELFGPVAAIYRVSNEDDAIKKANDTEFGLGASIWTEDREHGTQLSRQIDAGCVYVNQLVKSDPRVPFGGINDSGYGRELSEIGIQEFVNKKTVWVE; via the coding sequence ATGAATGTTGTGAATCCAGCAACCGGAAAACAGGTCAAAACGTACGAAGACGACGACATTACTGATGCAAAGGCTGCGCTTGAAACTGCGTCAGCTGCGTTTGATTCGTGGCGGACTCGCCCACTCAGGGAACGGGAGTTACTCCTCGCGAATGTTGCGGAGATCCTCCGAGAGAACTCACAGAAGTACGCCGAGTTAATGGCTCAAGAGATGGGCAAGCCGATCACACAGGCGAAAGCGGAGATCGAGAAGTGTGAGTGGGTCTGCAATCATTATGCAGAGCATGCAGACACCTACCTCGAAGATGAGTATCACCCAAGTCCTGCTGGTTCTACTGTTAAAACATCGTACGAACCATTAGGTGTCGTTCTCGCTGTTATGCCGTGGAACTTTCCGTTTTGGCAGGTGTTCCGATTTGCGGCCCCATATCTCACTGCAGGAAATGTTGGAATTTTGAAGCACGCTTCTAACGTACCAGGATGTGCAGTGGTTATCGAGGAAATTTTCCGTGAAGCGGGGTATCCTGAAGGTGTTTTTCAATCCCTACTTCTTCCCTCTTCGTATATTGATGAACTACTTGCTGATGACCGGGTGAAAGCCGCGACCCTTACCGGAAGTGGCCCGGCTGGTCGAGCCATCGCATCGACAGCTGGTGAGCATCTCAAGAAAACCGTTCTCGAACTCGGAGGAAGTGGCCCATTCGTCGTACTTGCTGACGCAGATTTAGATAATGCTGCAGAAACTGGTGCATGGGCACGTAACCAGAACGGGGGTCAATCATGTATCGCTGCCAAACGGTTCATTGTTCACGAAGATGTCTACGACGACTTCCTACCTCGTCTAACGGACGAATTCGAATCACTGACCATCGGTGATCCGATGAAAGAGGACACCGACATCGGTTCACAAGCAAGGCATGATTTAATGGAAGAACTCCACCAGCAAGTGACCGAAAGCATTGACGCTGGCGCTACGCTCCATCTTGGAGGAGAACCACTTGACCGGGATGGGGCATTCTACCCGCCCACTATACTTACAGATATCCCAGAGGGTTGCCCAGCAGATACGGAAGAATTGTTTGGCCCTGTGGCGGCGATCTATCGTGTCTCTAATGAGGATGACGCAATCAAAAAAGCAAATGACACTGAATTTGGACTCGGTGCCAGTATTTGGACAGAGGATCGGGAGCATGGGACACAACTTTCACGCCAAATCGACGCTGGCTGTGTATACGTTAATCAACTTGTGAAATCAGATCCACGTGTTCCCTTTGGTGGCATCAACGATTCTGGGTATGGTCGTGAACTCTCTGAGATCGGCATTCAAGAGTTCGTCAATAAGAAGACCGTTTGGGTGGAGTAA
- a CDS encoding GNAT family N-acetyltransferase has protein sequence MKLREPTQSDTERIRELTESTMTASYALSPQQIDNLVEDQFTEDRITGLVESSESIVLVLEDEDWETIVGLTEAHLDENTGEVRWLFVDPEHRGKGVGTQLFEVITEKLREHGAEQIKAGTLDANREGGQFFEQANFEKMNDRHVEYGDETFIENVYAQTPAGTDVSSNSASSEVDPAEMELPDTETHHGVTAATTSDDQKVYINRDEAESGTEEPFFATYVDEEYSEQFGYYCSNCGSMDIATNAQDQIECTQCGNIHSAKSAESYDDSYL, from the coding sequence ATGAAATTACGTGAGCCAACTCAAAGTGACACAGAGCGGATCCGCGAACTCACGGAAAGTACGATGACTGCTTCCTACGCTCTGAGCCCACAACAAATCGACAATCTCGTGGAGGATCAGTTTACCGAAGATCGCATAACAGGGCTTGTCGAAAGTTCCGAGAGCATCGTTCTCGTGCTTGAAGACGAAGACTGGGAGACCATTGTAGGGCTTACCGAGGCACATCTCGACGAAAACACTGGTGAAGTACGTTGGTTGTTCGTGGATCCGGAACATCGCGGGAAAGGAGTCGGAACTCAGTTGTTCGAAGTGATAACCGAAAAGTTACGCGAACACGGGGCAGAGCAAATCAAGGCTGGCACGCTCGATGCGAACAGAGAAGGTGGACAATTTTTCGAACAAGCCAATTTCGAGAAAATGAATGATCGGCACGTAGAGTACGGGGATGAAACCTTCATCGAGAACGTTTACGCGCAAACTCCGGCAGGGACAGACGTTTCAAGTAATTCCGCCTCAAGCGAAGTAGACCCGGCCGAGATGGAACTCCCAGATACTGAAACACACCATGGTGTTACGGCTGCTACGACGAGTGATGACCAAAAAGTGTACATAAACCGAGATGAGGCGGAATCGGGGACGGAAGAGCCATTTTTCGCCACGTACGTAGATGAAGAGTATTCTGAACAGTTCGGATATTATTGCAGCAATTGCGGCTCAATGGATATTGCAACAAACGCGCAGGATCAAATCGAATGTACTCAGTGTGGAAATATCCACTCTGCGAAATCAGCCGAATCGTACGATGACTCTTATCTCTGA
- a CDS encoding GNAT family N-acetyltransferase, with product MDIRVLEAESERREAALLLQQLWTDRDRDEIVAWTGEEEYHLFGGFVDDELIGVAGVVIREMLHHSRHAWLYDLVVNESRREEGYGTELIRFVEQWASENECEYVALASPLAKEEIHQYYESREYNRWGYVIEKEL from the coding sequence ATGGATATTCGTGTGTTAGAAGCGGAGAGTGAACGTCGAGAGGCAGCCCTACTTCTCCAGCAGCTCTGGACTGATCGTGACCGTGACGAAATTGTTGCGTGGACAGGTGAGGAAGAGTACCACTTATTCGGTGGTTTTGTTGACGACGAACTTATCGGGGTCGCGGGCGTCGTAATTCGAGAAATGCTCCATCATAGTCGCCATGCCTGGCTCTACGATCTGGTTGTCAACGAATCCCGAAGAGAAGAGGGATACGGAACGGAACTCATCCGATTCGTTGAACAGTGGGCGAGCGAGAATGAGTGTGAATACGTTGCGTTGGCGTCACCACTCGCGAAAGAGGAAATCCACCAGTACTACGAAAGCCGAGAGTACAACAGGTGGGGGTACGTTATCGAGAAGGAGCTCTAA
- a CDS encoding phosphoglycerol geranylgeranyltransferase, producing the protein MAAAWAQWDHIAKVDPDKALHDEDTYASIADTGTDAIIIGGTTNVTEARVQPILDALSATEIPIFVEPTYRPSSSHTEGLSGYLLPIVLNADDPLWITGAHHEWVRSSDPEWDYVQPEAYIVLNPASSVATLTQADCGLDTDDVVAYAELAEQVLSQEIVYLEYSGMLGDPAVVAATRDALSSAQLFYGGGIHDYNSAYEMASVADTVIVGDVLHEAGIEVVEATVRGTRDAKHDS; encoded by the coding sequence ATGGCGGCTGCGTGGGCACAGTGGGACCACATTGCGAAGGTTGACCCGGATAAAGCACTCCACGATGAGGATACTTACGCTAGCATTGCTGACACGGGGACCGACGCAATCATCATCGGTGGCACCACGAACGTCACCGAAGCCCGTGTTCAACCGATTCTTGATGCGCTTTCTGCTACCGAAATTCCCATCTTCGTCGAGCCAACCTACCGTCCGTCGTCATCTCATACCGAGGGACTCTCTGGGTACCTGCTTCCGATCGTTCTGAACGCCGATGACCCACTGTGGATCACAGGAGCACACCACGAATGGGTTCGCTCATCTGATCCTGAGTGGGACTACGTCCAGCCAGAAGCCTATATCGTCCTGAATCCGGCGTCATCAGTTGCGACGCTCACCCAAGCAGACTGTGGTCTTGATACGGATGACGTCGTTGCGTATGCTGAACTCGCTGAGCAGGTCCTCAGCCAAGAAATCGTCTATCTCGAGTATTCTGGCATGCTTGGTGATCCAGCTGTTGTCGCTGCCACACGAGATGCGCTCTCATCAGCGCAGCTCTTCTATGGTGGGGGGATTCACGACTATAATTCGGCCTACGAAATGGCAAGTGTCGCAGACACGGTCATCGTCGGTGATGTGCTCCATGAGGCCGGTATCGAGGTGGTCGAGGCAACTGTTCGTGGAACAAGGGATGCAAAGCACGACTCGTAA
- a CDS encoding SWIM zinc finger family protein: protein MVSIDDVTHELMACTCPHHVHRNAFCKHMAAVENATEEETLDAFPSEDDNDVEPDDCDCDGLGGFPCWPCV, encoded by the coding sequence GTGGTCTCCATCGACGACGTGACGCACGAACTGATGGCCTGCACCTGTCCGCATCACGTCCATCGGAACGCATTCTGCAAACACATGGCCGCCGTCGAAAACGCAACCGAAGAGGAAACGCTCGATGCCTTCCCGTCCGAGGACGACAACGATGTCGAACCCGACGACTGCGACTGTGATGGCCTCGGTGGCTTCCCGTGCTGGCCGTGCGTGTGA
- a CDS encoding HalOD1 output domain-containing protein, with protein sequence MGETTTNAPSNKQTTVTDTSIVVLIQAAIAARDGPDSSECPPLYEAIDPDALNKLFAPLHRESERHGKVIFEYCNYQVTVHADRTVELEPTDAESG encoded by the coding sequence ATGGGAGAGACAACAACCAACGCACCGAGCAACAAGCAGACGACAGTGACAGACACATCGATAGTAGTGTTGATCCAAGCAGCAATCGCTGCCCGTGACGGTCCCGATTCAAGTGAGTGCCCGCCATTATACGAGGCTATCGATCCAGATGCACTCAACAAGCTGTTTGCTCCACTTCACAGAGAATCCGAACGACACGGGAAAGTGATTTTCGAGTACTGTAACTATCAGGTTACTGTCCACGCTGATCGGACGGTTGAGCTCGAACCAACCGACGCTGAGAGTGGCTAA
- a CDS encoding SWIM zinc finger family protein has product MACMCPHHVHRNAFCKHMAAVENATDDGTLDVFPSKDDNDTEPEDCDCDGLGDFPCWPCVRTGRKELPN; this is encoded by the coding sequence ATGGCCTGCATGTGCCCGCATCACGTCCACCGCAATGCCTTCTGCAAACACATGGCCGCCGTCGAAAACGCGACTGACGACGGGACGCTCGACGTTTTCCCCTCCAAGGACGACAACGATACCGAACCAGAGGACTGCGACTGTGACGGTCTCGGGGACTTCCCGTGCTGGCCATGCGTGCGAACGGGACGGAAAGAACTGCCGAACTAA